The proteins below come from a single Dinghuibacter silviterrae genomic window:
- a CDS encoding sensor histidine kinase, with translation MRIFFLLILLLSFGNGAGAQELAHIQYAVTDGLPSSVIYQCLQDRNGFMWFCTDQGVSRFDGRVFRNFYKEDGLPDNDILKMYLDSYGNVWFISLLGIPSVWYKGHIRKMEDCPGVYAITEDHLHGTIVLQCNNVLEKGHVYLGNYTSPNTPGHWRFTPSTCDMAREREGLGPPTLRASSASCNFLFNYVEPHIFSVGIQRAGGAVWRSLPLDIHCAYVPECARSFFTVMPDQRSFFFTTDTFYRVDSAGIHKGIPLSRLGVTIGSVNDVFCENDSTLWVCTTNRGLIRVDHFCNGPVTLRYYFPEAYCTSIRKDREGGYWLTTQNDGVYYIPDLDVRYLGGTVLGKDVKCIREVGKDSLVAGLSNGNFVLVTDKGAHLRSLLPLNVCNRNDRLLDVVCWKPGQYIMATDRGLMSVTAGGIGFVADSGHGVKGVYLLPDDSLLFAASDGLFKLWRQPPVNQRLWTSRCTCINGLGDRYYWGTLRGLYEHDEDGTHYLGDLLPPLGGVINHVDIAPDSTVWVSTQQGVILLRHGQAMAIGVAQGLLSNLCKNAAFSGDVAWISTDKGISRIQYAWVDNRLAFTVGNITEMDGLQSNNVSQTTLSGGLVWAATANGISLFPADYIPHPTQEPLVYINDLDTGAVTIDYKANKLVVDLSGISFRSGQKITYQYRLADLDSHWVHTDNHRLEFTALPYGRHTFEVRVSDRWGWTGSQVKRIVLNVVPPFWSTLWFTILVYLAVSVLTGFLIFAYFRWRHRDTVREFDMADLEMKALRAQMNPHFIFNCLSSIQYYILDADIRNANLYLHKLSTLIRKILQHSPDTYSTLSEELSVLGLYMEMEKLRLAGRLEYRIEVSKDIDPASVLLPTLFVQPFAENSIIHGIVPLQDRTGTVHIDFRRSGNYLLCTIADNGVGINTARRKAPKEGHTSMGLHNLTDRIRIINALRKEDVLLKIVDRSDTEAGGQGTVAEIFFPLYNQTYVYTNHYSGRRRAQPQGDVKPN, from the coding sequence TTGCGTATTTTTTTTCTGCTTATACTCCTTTTGTCCTTCGGGAACGGGGCCGGTGCACAGGAACTGGCGCATATCCAGTATGCAGTGACGGATGGGTTACCGAGTTCGGTGATCTACCAGTGTCTCCAGGATAGGAACGGGTTTATGTGGTTTTGTACCGACCAGGGGGTCAGCCGGTTTGACGGACGGGTTTTTCGGAACTTTTATAAGGAGGATGGGCTGCCGGACAATGACATCCTGAAGATGTACCTGGATTCCTACGGGAATGTGTGGTTTATATCCCTCCTGGGCATTCCCTCGGTCTGGTATAAGGGGCACATCCGGAAAATGGAGGACTGTCCCGGTGTCTACGCCATCACCGAAGACCATCTCCATGGGACCATTGTGCTGCAGTGTAATAATGTTTTGGAAAAAGGGCATGTCTACTTAGGCAACTACACCTCACCCAATACGCCCGGGCACTGGCGTTTTACACCCTCGACCTGCGATATGGCGCGCGAAAGGGAGGGCCTGGGTCCCCCCACCCTCCGGGCCTCGTCCGCCAGCTGTAATTTCCTGTTCAACTATGTGGAACCCCATATCTTTTCGGTGGGGATCCAGAGAGCGGGCGGGGCGGTGTGGCGCAGCCTGCCCCTGGACATCCACTGTGCCTACGTACCGGAATGCGCGCGCTCTTTTTTCACCGTCATGCCCGACCAGCGGTCTTTCTTTTTCACCACGGACACCTTTTACCGCGTGGACAGCGCGGGGATCCATAAGGGCATCCCCTTGAGCAGGCTGGGGGTCACGATCGGCAGCGTGAACGACGTCTTTTGCGAGAACGACAGCACGCTTTGGGTGTGTACCACCAACCGCGGCCTGATCCGGGTAGACCATTTCTGTAACGGGCCGGTGACCCTTCGTTATTATTTCCCGGAGGCCTATTGCACGTCCATCCGAAAGGACAGGGAAGGAGGGTATTGGCTGACGACCCAGAATGACGGGGTATATTATATCCCCGACCTTGATGTGCGCTACCTGGGCGGGACGGTCCTGGGCAAGGACGTCAAGTGTATCCGGGAGGTAGGTAAGGACAGCCTGGTGGCGGGTTTGTCGAACGGCAACTTCGTCCTGGTGACCGATAAAGGTGCCCATCTGCGGTCGCTCCTGCCCTTGAATGTATGCAACCGGAACGACCGGTTACTGGACGTGGTCTGTTGGAAACCGGGCCAGTATATTATGGCCACCGACCGGGGGTTGATGAGCGTCACGGCCGGTGGCATCGGATTCGTTGCAGACAGCGGACACGGCGTCAAAGGCGTTTACCTGTTACCGGATGATTCTCTCCTTTTTGCCGCGTCAGATGGTCTTTTCAAATTGTGGCGTCAACCACCGGTCAACCAAAGATTATGGACGAGCAGGTGCACCTGTATCAACGGACTGGGTGACCGCTACTACTGGGGCACCTTGCGGGGTTTGTATGAACATGATGAGGACGGTACCCATTACCTGGGCGACTTGCTTCCTCCCCTTGGCGGGGTCATCAACCACGTCGATATCGCCCCGGATTCGACCGTATGGGTATCCACCCAGCAGGGGGTCATTCTCCTGAGACATGGACAAGCCATGGCGATTGGCGTCGCCCAGGGCCTGCTGAGCAACCTGTGTAAAAATGCCGCCTTTTCCGGGGATGTGGCCTGGATATCGACGGACAAGGGGATTTCCAGGATACAGTATGCCTGGGTTGACAACCGGTTGGCCTTTACCGTGGGCAACATCACCGAAATGGACGGCCTCCAGTCCAATAACGTCAGCCAGACCACGCTCTCCGGCGGACTCGTTTGGGCGGCAACGGCCAATGGCATTTCCCTTTTTCCCGCAGATTATATCCCCCACCCGACCCAGGAACCCCTGGTGTATATCAACGACCTGGATACCGGCGCCGTGACCATCGACTATAAAGCGAATAAGCTGGTCGTGGACCTTTCCGGGATCTCGTTCCGGAGCGGGCAAAAGATCACCTACCAGTACCGGTTGGCGGACCTGGACAGCCACTGGGTCCATACGGACAACCACCGCCTGGAATTTACCGCCCTCCCCTATGGCCGGCATACCTTCGAGGTCCGGGTTTCCGACCGCTGGGGCTGGACGGGCAGCCAGGTCAAACGGATCGTTCTCAACGTCGTCCCTCCCTTCTGGAGTACGCTCTGGTTTACGATCCTGGTGTACCTGGCGGTGAGCGTGCTGACCGGTTTTTTGATCTTTGCGTACTTCCGTTGGAGACACCGGGATACGGTCCGGGAATTTGACATGGCCGACCTGGAAATGAAGGCGCTCCGGGCGCAGATGAATCCGCACTTCATTTTCAATTGCCTGAGCTCGATACAGTATTACATCCTGGACGCCGACATCCGGAACGCCAACCTTTACCTGCATAAGCTGTCCACCCTGATCCGGAAGATCCTTCAGCACAGCCCGGATACCTATTCCACGCTCAGCGAGGAATTGTCCGTGCTGGGGCTTTATATGGAAATGGAAAAGCTCCGGCTGGCGGGCCGCCTGGAGTATCGCATCGAGGTGTCCAAAGACATCGATCCGGCCAGCGTATTGTTGCCGACCTTGTTCGTACAACCCTTTGCGGAAAATTCGATCATCCATGGGATCGTACCGCTACAAGACCGCACCGGTACGGTACACATCGATTTCCGCCGGTCGGGCAATTACCTGTTGTGCACGATCGCCGACAACGGCGTCGGGATCAACACGGCCCGGAGAAAGGCGCCCAAGGAAGGCCATACCTCCATGGGGCTCCACAACCTTACCGACCGCATCCGGATCATCAATGCCCTCCGGAAGGAGGACGTGCTGCTCAAGATCGTCGACCGGTCAGACACCGAGGCCGGCGGACAGGGAACCGTTGCAGAGATTTTTTTCCCACTATACAATCAAACCTATGTCTATACAAACCATTATTCTGGAAGACGAAGAGCGCAGCCTCAAGGTGATGTCAAACCTAATTGA
- a CDS encoding RpnC/YadD family protein has translation MEQKNRRQNDILWKGMLERVFDDLLRFVFPHADRVFDLGRGFDFLDKELGAMNPMPGRKSDTRFVDKLVKVFLRDGSEEWILCHVEVQGTNDKDFAKRMFTYYARIFDRYDRPLTAIAIFTGKDGKKLPSMYIRKYVGAELTYKYNTLCILDYEDRSLAAKRNPFALVMLAAKKALLKGKNLDEILLKEKLAIAKLLKKRGYSDAKTNGILSFLNNYVQFEKSETSRIFEDEIDHIYGKTHSMDIIEQVKQMRIDKAKEEARTEKETEVVRNLIVATHFTDSKIADLAGVSEAFVRKMRRATK, from the coding sequence ATGGAGCAGAAGAATCGGCGGCAGAATGATATTTTATGGAAGGGGATGCTCGAAAGGGTCTTCGATGATTTACTTCGGTTTGTGTTCCCCCACGCGGATCGTGTTTTTGATTTGGGGCGTGGTTTTGATTTCCTTGACAAGGAATTGGGGGCGATGAACCCCATGCCGGGCAGGAAGTCGGATACGAGGTTCGTGGACAAGCTAGTGAAGGTTTTCTTGCGGGACGGCAGCGAGGAATGGATCCTTTGTCACGTCGAGGTTCAGGGAACGAATGACAAGGATTTTGCAAAAAGAATGTTTACATATTACGCACGGATTTTCGACCGGTATGACAGGCCGCTGACGGCGATAGCTATTTTTACCGGGAAAGACGGGAAGAAACTGCCAAGCATGTACATAAGGAAGTATGTGGGGGCGGAGCTGACGTATAAGTATAATACGCTTTGTATCCTGGATTATGAGGACCGTAGTTTGGCGGCAAAAAGGAATCCTTTTGCACTGGTCATGTTGGCGGCAAAAAAAGCGCTTTTGAAAGGAAAGAACCTGGACGAAATTTTGTTGAAGGAAAAGCTGGCAATTGCTAAATTGTTGAAAAAGAGAGGGTATAGCGACGCGAAGACAAACGGCATATTGTCGTTTTTAAATAACTATGTACAGTTTGAGAAATCGGAAACAAGTCGTATTTTCGAGGACGAAATTGATCACATTTACGGTAAAACCCATTCTATGGACATCATTGAGCAAGTGAAGCAAATGAGGATTGACAAGGCTAAAGAGGAGGCCCGGACCGAAAAGGAAACGGAAGTGGTCAGGAATCTTATCGTGGCTACTCATTTTACTGATAGCAAGATTGCCGACCTCGCCGGTGTATCCGAAGCCTTTGTAAGGAAAATGCGGCGAGCTACAAAGTAG
- a CDS encoding RagB/SusD family nutrient uptake outer membrane protein gives MKRIFLLLAVVCFGCGKNFLNRNPTDALSSANFWKTQADADQGLTAVYSYLIQGYNYTSSTNTGQGWGSGTPYWESLTDNAFSGAFGTVATGDIEATTGSIQSDAYNTPYKAIEACNIFLANVTNIPLDTGTMNRYIGEVRFIRGYYYFLLAQLYGDVVLTLRPLGKDSASYKLTRTPRAVVIDTVMADFTFAAIHLPNTPYSGHVVRGTALGYITKVYLALGQFANAAATAATIISEGQFSLYTGGYRGLFLKPGQNGNPEIMFSGRYQVPSAYSPADYLYTYSSSFQPVHYLVDDYYCIDGKPITTSPLYNPATPYANRDPRLLATILVPGVLYKGGIPFSPAAIGASAGFLNKKGVDSTRATVIGTQSDQDWVYLRYADVLLMYAEAQNEAAGPDPTVYNAVNLVRARPSVGMPPLPVGLTQDSMRVLIRHERRIELALEGQRYFDLKRWRLDRVVMPTVKDPSGAMRTFPLRDTLWPVPQSEMDLAKTYGNTGFVQTPGYD, from the coding sequence ATGAAACGCATTTTTCTGTTGCTTGCTGTCGTTTGTTTTGGCTGTGGGAAAAATTTTTTAAACCGCAACCCGACCGACGCGTTGTCCTCCGCCAACTTCTGGAAAACCCAGGCCGACGCCGACCAGGGCCTCACCGCCGTCTACAGCTACCTCATCCAGGGATACAACTACACCAGTTCCACCAACACCGGCCAGGGATGGGGCTCCGGCACCCCTTATTGGGAAAGCCTTACCGACAACGCCTTTAGCGGCGCCTTTGGCACCGTCGCCACCGGCGACATCGAAGCCACCACCGGCTCGATCCAGTCCGATGCCTACAATACCCCCTATAAAGCCATCGAAGCCTGTAATATTTTTCTGGCCAACGTCACCAACATCCCCCTCGACACCGGCACCATGAACCGATACATCGGTGAGGTCCGTTTTATCCGCGGATACTACTATTTCCTGCTTGCCCAGCTCTATGGCGACGTCGTCCTCACGCTCCGCCCGCTCGGGAAGGACTCCGCCAGCTATAAACTCACCCGCACGCCGCGGGCCGTCGTGATCGACACGGTCATGGCTGACTTTACCTTTGCCGCTATACACCTCCCCAATACCCCTTATTCCGGTCATGTCGTCCGGGGCACCGCACTGGGTTATATCACCAAAGTCTATCTTGCCCTTGGTCAGTTCGCCAATGCCGCGGCCACCGCGGCCACCATCATCAGCGAAGGCCAGTTCAGCCTCTACACCGGCGGCTACCGCGGGCTCTTTCTAAAACCCGGTCAGAACGGCAACCCCGAAATCATGTTCTCCGGCCGTTACCAGGTCCCCAGCGCCTACAGTCCCGCTGACTATTTATACACCTACAGCTCCAGCTTCCAGCCCGTACACTACCTCGTCGACGACTACTACTGCATCGACGGCAAACCCATCACTACGTCTCCCCTATACAACCCCGCCACCCCCTACGCCAACCGCGATCCCCGCCTCCTCGCCACCATCCTCGTGCCCGGCGTACTCTACAAAGGCGGTATCCCCTTCAGCCCCGCCGCCATCGGCGCCTCCGCCGGCTTCCTCAACAAAAAAGGCGTCGACTCCACCCGCGCCACCGTCATCGGCACCCAAAGCGACCAGGACTGGGTCTACCTCCGCTACGCCGACGTGTTGCTGATGTACGCGGAAGCCCAGAACGAGGCTGCCGGTCCGGACCCCACCGTCTACAATGCCGTCAATTTGGTCCGCGCGCGGCCCAGCGTCGGCATGCCCCCGCTGCCCGTGGGGTTGACACAGGATTCCATGCGGGTGTTGATCCGGCACGAACGCCGCATCGAGCTTGCCCTCGAAGGGCAGCGGTATTTCGACCTTAAACGGTGGCGGCTCGACCGCGTTGTTATGCCGACGGTGAAAGACCCCAGCGGGGCTATGCGTACCTTTCCCCTGCGGGATACGCTTTGGCCGGTGCCGCAATCGGAGATGGATCTGGCGAAGACGTATGGGAATACGGGATTTGTGCAGACGCCGGGGTATGATTAA
- a CDS encoding SusC/RagA family TonB-linked outer membrane protein, whose translation MKNGLLLLVLCFSMAHAWCQSFRVTGTVKDEGGAPLVGATVMVKKTGASTLTDTAGRYTLFVPDDKSALVVTFSGYERVDDIIGRRTTWDVVLRVQASSLNDVVVVGYGTQKKADLTGAVAAVTGADMNKRVATDPTQLLQGKLPGLSLTQGTGEAGNEAFVLRVRGLGTNSSAGSDPLVIVDGLPGSLGALDPQNIESVTLLKDAASAAIYGTRAANGVLLVTTKQGTAGKLQLSLDYSVGITRATALPKNLVYNSAEYMVLWDTAANHSGYPNEFTQAQIDNYTSPTRNKKLYPDYNWLDALMRTVSVQNVHLGITGGRNGTTYNVGLGYVDQPDIMIGFSYKKYNLQFNLNSRVNSYITFGSSLTLNYGQRFYASRGSQDQFLSDLSQSPMYGPILPDGSGRYTNSVYPSVQTPNKNPVAIAQNALVNNRDYYMQTNMYVNVRLLNGLDWRTSGGFNFDFNKIYDFKPVINQYNWFAGPTDPPERTLDVNGQGLIVTENNSFYPVGYTQLTYTRSFGAHDLKLLGGTQAEYNQSQSLVGSRNTPFANNITQELNAGPAGSQLASGTSSQWALRSFYGRLNYDYKEKYLLEANARYDASSRFPPSNRWGLFPSISGGWVVTKDFLSDVHWLTQWKVRGSWGKLGNQNISNYPYQDVYTSANAYNTGTYYAYSFSGTTLNSGVADNALTDPKIKWETTRIVDFGTDVTLFNRLNVTVDGYNKLTYDILFQPAIPAYIGLTAPTINNGRMRNTGVEISAQYTGKAGQVNFSVGGQLQANKNTLVKFGAPQITANNTINEEGKPFGSFYMYEFAGIFQSVKDVQNSPVQQYTPQPGYMKFKDVDGNDTVNANDRVIVPGVFPKFEYSFNASAAWKNFDLSMFFYGSYGQKQYVSGWGLQPFDQGSPPPSDWKNAWTPANHSTTMPLIYILGQGNASSNINTPSTYYLKDASFFRIKSVQLGYTLPAFLARHVAMNALRVYFTGDNLYTFTKFPGLDPERAVESGNVRFVVHPQNQVFTFGVKATF comes from the coding sequence ATGAAAAATGGACTGCTGCTTCTTGTCCTTTGCTTTTCCATGGCACACGCGTGGTGCCAGTCCTTCAGGGTCACCGGCACGGTGAAGGATGAAGGCGGGGCACCCTTGGTGGGTGCTACGGTAATGGTGAAAAAAACGGGCGCCAGCACGCTGACGGATACCGCGGGGCGTTATACGCTCTTCGTTCCGGATGACAAAAGCGCTTTGGTCGTTACCTTTTCGGGGTATGAACGTGTCGACGACATCATCGGCCGGCGGACGACCTGGGACGTAGTCCTGCGGGTGCAGGCCAGCAGCCTGAACGATGTTGTCGTCGTCGGCTACGGCACCCAGAAAAAAGCGGATCTTACCGGGGCCGTGGCGGCGGTCACGGGGGCGGACATGAACAAACGCGTCGCCACCGACCCGACCCAGTTGCTCCAGGGGAAGCTCCCGGGGTTGTCGCTGACACAGGGAACGGGTGAGGCGGGGAACGAGGCGTTTGTGTTGCGGGTGCGGGGTCTGGGTACCAACAGCTCCGCGGGGAGCGATCCCCTGGTCATCGTGGACGGCCTTCCGGGGAGCCTGGGTGCGCTGGATCCCCAAAACATCGAGTCGGTCACCCTGCTTAAGGACGCGGCCTCCGCGGCCATCTATGGCACCCGCGCGGCCAACGGCGTCCTGCTCGTCACGACCAAACAGGGTACGGCCGGGAAGCTCCAGCTCAGCCTGGACTACAGCGTCGGGATTACCCGGGCCACCGCCCTGCCCAAAAACCTCGTCTACAATTCGGCGGAGTACATGGTGCTTTGGGATACCGCGGCCAACCACTCGGGGTATCCCAACGAATTTACCCAGGCGCAGATCGATAACTACACCAGCCCGACCCGGAACAAAAAGCTTTACCCCGATTACAACTGGCTGGATGCCCTGATGCGCACCGTTTCGGTACAAAACGTACACCTCGGGATCACCGGCGGCCGTAACGGGACGACCTACAACGTGGGGCTGGGATACGTCGACCAGCCGGACATTATGATTGGTTTTTCCTACAAAAAATACAACCTCCAGTTTAACCTTAATTCCCGGGTCAACAGCTACATCACTTTTGGCAGCAGCCTTACCCTCAACTACGGCCAACGGTTTTATGCCTCCCGGGGCAGCCAGGACCAGTTCCTGTCCGATCTTTCCCAGTCGCCCATGTACGGCCCGATCTTACCCGACGGCAGCGGGCGGTATACCAACTCGGTCTATCCCAGCGTACAAACGCCCAACAAAAACCCCGTCGCCATTGCCCAGAACGCCCTGGTCAACAACCGGGACTATTACATGCAAACCAATATGTACGTTAATGTCCGCCTCCTGAATGGGTTGGACTGGCGCACCAGCGGCGGCTTCAATTTCGACTTCAACAAGATCTATGATTTCAAACCGGTGATCAACCAGTACAACTGGTTTGCGGGCCCCACCGATCCGCCCGAACGGACGCTGGACGTCAATGGGCAGGGGCTCATCGTCACCGAGAACAACAGCTTTTATCCCGTGGGGTATACCCAACTAACCTACACCCGCAGCTTTGGCGCTCATGACCTCAAACTCCTGGGCGGCACGCAAGCTGAATACAACCAAAGCCAGTCGTTGGTCGGGTCGAGGAACACCCCTTTCGCCAATAACATTACGCAGGAGTTGAATGCCGGTCCCGCCGGTTCGCAACTCGCGTCGGGCACGTCTTCCCAATGGGCGCTCCGGTCGTTTTACGGCCGCCTGAATTATGATTACAAGGAAAAATATTTACTCGAAGCCAACGCCCGGTATGACGCCTCGTCGCGCTTCCCGCCCTCCAACCGGTGGGGGCTTTTCCCGTCCATATCGGGCGGGTGGGTCGTCACCAAGGATTTCCTGAGCGACGTGCACTGGCTGACTCAATGGAAGGTCCGGGGTTCGTGGGGGAAACTCGGGAACCAGAACATTTCCAACTATCCCTACCAGGACGTCTATACCAGCGCGAACGCGTACAACACGGGCACCTACTACGCGTATTCTTTTTCCGGCACCACCTTGAATTCCGGCGTCGCGGACAACGCCCTGACCGATCCGAAGATCAAGTGGGAAACCACGCGGATCGTGGATTTTGGCACCGACGTCACCCTGTTCAACCGGCTCAACGTGACGGTCGACGGGTACAACAAACTGACCTATGACATCCTTTTCCAACCCGCCATACCCGCCTACATCGGGCTTACGGCGCCCACCATCAACAACGGCAGGATGCGCAACACCGGCGTCGAAATATCCGCGCAGTATACCGGGAAAGCAGGACAGGTGAACTTTTCCGTAGGGGGCCAGCTCCAGGCCAACAAAAACACCCTTGTCAAATTCGGCGCGCCCCAGATCACCGCCAACAACACGATCAACGAAGAAGGAAAACCCTTCGGGAGCTTTTATATGTACGAATTTGCCGGCATCTTTCAATCCGTCAAAGACGTTCAGAATTCCCCCGTCCAGCAATACACCCCGCAACCCGGGTATATGAAATTCAAGGATGTCGACGGCAACGATACGGTCAATGCCAACGACCGGGTCATCGTGCCCGGGGTTTTCCCAAAGTTCGAATACTCGTTCAACGCCAGCGCGGCCTGGAAAAATTTCGACCTGTCCATGTTTTTCTACGGCTCCTATGGGCAGAAACAATACGTCAGCGGCTGGGGGCTCCAACCCTTCGACCAGGGCTCGCCTCCTCCGTCTGACTGGAAGAATGCATGGACCCCCGCCAACCACAGCACGACCATGCCCCTGATCTATATCCTCGGCCAGGGGAACGCCAGCAGCAACATCAATACCCCGTCCACCTACTATTTGAAGGACGCCTCTTTTTTCCGGATCAAAAGCGTTCAGCTCGGGTACACGTTGCCTGCGTTTCTGGCCAGACACGTCGCCATGAACGCGCTGCGGGTCTATTTCACGGGGGACAACCTCTACACCTTTACCAAGTTCCCCGGCCTCGACCCCGAAAGGGCCGTCGAAAGCGGCAACGTCCGTTTTGTCGTCCATCCACAAAACCAGGTATTCACATTTGGTGTCAAAGCCACGTTTTAA